A region from the SAR86 cluster bacterium genome encodes:
- a CDS encoding TonB-dependent receptor, with protein sequence MLYTTSVIKQNIVLAIYKTFFVILALVMSVNTFSQSDSRLEEVIVTAQKVEEGLSEVPISIQVVSSERLEDIGTTSWEELAAYVPGLQVAKGVQEQSIYMRGVGSGTNKGFEQSVTQFVDNMPVTRSQQYTVPLLDVERVEVLKGTQGVLFGKNTIAGVINTVSKSPEIGGGYDASVSWETINETRSTKIQAASNIPLNENMAMRVALMTNEADGWVKNLFKNGDPEPNTESRAFRTTFLFENDEFAANIKLFKSSYDRVGQHSSLTKWGLAAPPPILQAAGKVPAIAAFTVGSIAYPNIIAGQDFASYQDGTFGTNPNGGTIDSENMIINLSTTRGNIDINWTTSISEYDFTEGADADFTPLSFIGVSGNEQNDATTHELVISSQLNDRFSYIAGFFLEDTEYSFQNEAYVDGTLGNPMILGAVTQQALGLNAQSLMIAMTGGRLTARNAKTHHFHDLTTESQSVFFQGKYDISDKLSTTVGVRYSEDEKSLKDKQVYTSDVTGGHDPVANATLNPLVGAFFMGALGRATYDFPIQTISEDTVTPSFKLDYEYSDSTRLYLSWAEGYKAAGFDGTDNVPAVNYTTPGDGARFEAEEATTTEVGAKMNFPNLNLRANVAAFSTEYINMQVSAFVGASFQVSNAGESTIEGVELDFEWSPVDGLYIGGAVSTLDFAFDVFLGSCTVAQEVAFLAASGGAGECTQDMKGKTGVYTPDISSSLYAKYITPINSDINMILGLDMNKTAEYYSQNDLDPDNLSPETNKVNFRLGLESSDEKYLLTFFIRNLTDEAGRSFGVDLPLISGSHVHYLEPGRQVGASWRVNL encoded by the coding sequence ATGTTATATACTACATCTGTTATTAAACAAAATATAGTCTTAGCTATTTATAAAACATTTTTTGTAATATTGGCATTAGTTATGTCAGTTAACACTTTTTCACAATCTGATTCGCGACTTGAAGAAGTAATTGTTACAGCTCAAAAGGTTGAAGAAGGTTTATCAGAAGTACCTATATCAATTCAAGTTGTGTCAAGCGAAAGACTTGAAGATATCGGAACTACTTCATGGGAAGAATTAGCAGCATATGTACCAGGCCTTCAAGTTGCAAAAGGCGTACAAGAGCAATCTATTTATATGAGAGGTGTTGGTTCTGGCACAAATAAAGGTTTTGAACAGTCCGTAACACAATTCGTAGATAATATGCCTGTTACAAGAAGTCAGCAATATACAGTTCCTTTACTAGATGTTGAGAGAGTTGAAGTATTAAAAGGAACGCAAGGTGTTTTGTTTGGTAAAAATACTATCGCTGGTGTCATAAACACTGTTAGCAAAAGCCCTGAAATAGGTGGCGGATATGATGCAAGCGTTTCATGGGAAACTATAAATGAAACGAGATCAACAAAGATTCAAGCCGCTTCGAATATCCCACTTAATGAAAATATGGCTATGAGAGTTGCTTTAATGACAAATGAAGCAGATGGATGGGTTAAAAATTTATTCAAAAATGGCGATCCTGAACCGAATACTGAATCTCGAGCTTTTAGGACAACTTTTCTTTTTGAAAACGATGAATTTGCAGCAAATATAAAGTTATTTAAATCAAGCTATGACAGAGTTGGTCAACATTCAAGTTTAACTAAATGGGGATTAGCTGCTCCTCCTCCTATACTTCAAGCTGCTGGTAAAGTTCCAGCAATTGCAGCATTTACTGTTGGCAGTATTGCTTATCCTAATATTATTGCTGGACAAGATTTTGCATCCTACCAAGATGGTACTTTTGGTACAAATCCAAATGGCGGAACAATTGATTCTGAGAATATGATAATAAATTTATCGACAACTAGAGGAAATATCGATATTAATTGGACAACATCTATATCAGAATATGACTTTACAGAAGGAGCTGATGCTGACTTTACACCCTTAAGTTTCATAGGCGTAAGTGGAAATGAACAAAATGATGCTACTACTCATGAATTAGTGATTTCATCTCAACTAAATGATAGGTTTAGTTATATTGCAGGATTTTTTCTAGAAGATACAGAGTACTCCTTTCAAAATGAAGCATATGTTGATGGTACACTTGGAAATCCAATGATTTTAGGTGCCGTTACACAACAGGCTTTAGGTCTTAATGCGCAATCACTGATGATAGCAATGACAGGTGGGCGACTCACAGCTAGAAATGCAAAGACTCATCACTTTCATGATTTAACAACTGAAAGTCAGTCAGTATTCTTTCAAGGTAAATATGACATATCAGATAAATTATCTACTACTGTTGGAGTAAGATATTCTGAAGACGAAAAATCTCTTAAAGATAAACAAGTATATACAAGTGATGTAACAGGTGGACATGATCCAGTTGCTAATGCGACTTTAAACCCACTTGTTGGAGCATTCTTCATGGGAGCTTTAGGAAGAGCTACATATGATTTTCCTATTCAGACAATTTCTGAAGATACTGTTACACCATCATTTAAATTAGATTATGAATACTCAGATTCAACTAGGTTATATCTCAGTTGGGCTGAAGGTTATAAAGCAGCAGGTTTTGATGGAACTGATAACGTTCCAGCAGTAAATTATACAACTCCAGGCGATGGTGCGAGATTTGAAGCTGAAGAAGCAACAACAACTGAAGTTGGTGCAAAAATGAACTTTCCAAATTTAAATTTGAGAGCTAATGTAGCAGCTTTTTCAACAGAATACATAAACATGCAAGTATCAGCATTTGTTGGAGCTAGTTTTCAAGTCTCAAATGCAGGGGAATCAACTATTGAAGGTGTAGAATTAGATTTTGAATGGTCACCTGTCGATGGTTTATATATCGGTGGTGCTGTATCAACCTTAGATTTTGCATTTGATGTATTCTTAGGTAGTTGTACTGTTGCTCAAGAAGTTGCTTTTTTAGCGGCGAGTGGCGGCGCTGGTGAATGCACACAAGATATGAAAGGTAAAACTGGTGTCTATACTCCTGATATATCATCATCTTTATACGCTAAATACATAACACCAATAAATAGTGATATAAATATGATTTTAGGTTTAGATATGAATAAGACTGCTGAATATTATTCTCAAAATGATCTAGATCCAGACAATCTATCACCTGAAACTAATAAAGTTAATTTCAGATTAGGCCTTGAAAGTTCTGACGAAAAATATTTATTAACATTTTTTATAAGAAACCTCACAGATGAAGCTGGA
- a CDS encoding glutathione S-transferase family protein encodes MSNLTLYGYGESVASNMARLALSEKKIKFNYNLVYLESKGDHLRDSYKKLNPKTLIPTLLADNKPIPDSIEIMKYIDKEFPNQGESLFPPDDKEFNKLLDYLFLDDEKELGETFGTTGGGISIPVLARLLCKRSFFSVLWDYLKNHGVNKRKPIFIMVRLLGGPPPGVYKKMMSFLAKHLIYTENYLNHGKQFIYGDSYSAADCCLTALLHRVQEMRFYGVFDGKKLPNLSKYWNNISSRPSYTEAIINYETGEWKPELIGLYGEGPNDHNDLLWTEINKLIEEK; translated from the coding sequence ATGTCAAATTTAACACTTTATGGATATGGTGAATCTGTTGCATCAAATATGGCTAGACTAGCTTTATCTGAAAAGAAAATAAAATTCAACTATAACTTAGTTTATCTTGAGTCAAAAGGCGATCATTTAAGAGATTCATATAAAAAACTTAATCCAAAAACATTAATTCCAACACTACTTGCAGATAACAAGCCAATACCAGACAGCATTGAAATCATGAAATACATTGATAAAGAGTTTCCAAATCAAGGTGAATCATTATTTCCTCCTGATGATAAAGAATTTAATAAATTATTAGATTATCTATTTTTAGATGACGAAAAAGAACTTGGTGAAACGTTTGGAACGACTGGAGGAGGTATCTCAATACCTGTATTAGCTAGATTATTATGCAAAAGATCCTTTTTTAGTGTTTTATGGGATTATTTAAAAAATCATGGTGTTAATAAAAGAAAACCAATATTTATTATGGTTAGATTGTTAGGAGGTCCACCACCAGGTGTTTATAAAAAAATGATGTCATTTCTAGCAAAGCATCTTATTTATACTGAGAATTATTTAAATCATGGTAAACAATTTATATATGGTGATTCATATTCAGCAGCTGATTGTTGTTTAACGGCCTTATTACATAGAGTTCAAGAAATGAGATTTTATGGAGTTTTTGATGGTAAAAAACTTCCAAATTTATCAAAATATTGGAATAATATTTCATCTAGACCTAGTTATACGGAAGCTATAATTAATTATGAAACAGGTGAATGGAAACCAGAATTGATAGGTTTGTACGGAGAGGGTCCAAATGATCATAATGATTTACTATGGACAGAAATTAATAAATTAATAGAGGAGAAATAA
- a CDS encoding malonic semialdehyde reductase, with amino-acid sequence MNGWQDKDIDDSLIHKIYELTKMGPTSTNCCPARFKFIKSNESKEKLKEALLPNNVPKVMTAPVIAIIGYDLDFADNMGKLFPHMDVAPMYKNNDDMNTSTAFRNSSLQGAYFMMVSRALGLDCGPMSGFNNQLVDEKFFAGTNIKSNFLCCIGYGDPSKIFMRLPRLDFEDVCEII; translated from the coding sequence ATGAATGGCTGGCAGGATAAAGATATCGATGATTCATTAATACATAAAATTTATGAATTAACAAAAATGGGTCCAACGAGCACTAATTGTTGCCCAGCAAGATTTAAATTTATTAAATCCAATGAATCTAAAGAAAAACTTAAAGAAGCACTGTTACCTAATAATGTTCCAAAAGTTATGACAGCACCAGTAATCGCGATAATTGGATATGATTTAGACTTTGCTGACAATATGGGAAAACTTTTTCCTCATATGGATGTAGCGCCTATGTACAAAAATAATGATGATATGAATACATCGACAGCATTTAGAAATAGCTCACTTCAAGGAGCATATTTTATGATGGTATCAAGAGCTCTTGGTTTAGATTGTGGTCCCATGTCAGGTTTTAATAATCAATTAGTTGATGAAAAGTTTTTTGCTGGTACAAATATAAAATCAAATTTTTTATGTTGTATTGGTTATGGTGATCCGTCAAAAATATTTATGAGATTACCAAGATTAGATTTTGAAGATGTTTGTGAAATTATCTAA
- a CDS encoding glutathione S-transferase — protein MQLDPSDIKTKEVFNWKGYHLLHFYGSACSQKLRIFLSLKKIEWKSHQINLQKQEQFGDWFLGINPRGLVPTLVYDGNVYIESNYIMFFIESINSNINLIPIKYIKEIEESLEYEDSLHQDLRILTFRFIVPHFLGKKDLKKLKNKKNNKGTIKGEIDIKKNKEIDFWMNHHKFGITDEQVNESFKKFSEAVNKIELKLTKNSYILNNQITVLDIAWFININRIVKAGFDLKNKYPNTNKWYKKLKCNKNFSNEVKEGLPLQIIVNIFRLYNFFTGNLLKNIVR, from the coding sequence GTGCAGCTAGATCCTAGTGACATTAAAACCAAAGAAGTTTTCAATTGGAAAGGCTATCATCTATTGCATTTCTATGGATCAGCATGTTCCCAAAAATTAAGAATTTTTCTTAGTCTTAAAAAAATTGAATGGAAATCGCATCAAATAAATCTTCAAAAACAAGAACAATTCGGTGATTGGTTTTTAGGTATAAATCCGAGGGGTTTGGTCCCTACCCTTGTTTATGATGGAAATGTTTATATTGAAAGTAACTACATAATGTTTTTTATAGAATCTATTAATTCAAATATTAATCTTATTCCCATTAAATATATTAAAGAGATCGAAGAAAGTTTGGAGTATGAGGATAGCTTACACCAAGATTTAAGAATATTAACTTTTAGATTTATAGTGCCTCATTTTCTAGGTAAGAAAGATTTAAAAAAATTAAAAAATAAAAAAAATAATAAAGGAACTATAAAAGGTGAGATTGATATAAAGAAGAACAAAGAAATCGATTTTTGGATGAATCATCACAAGTTTGGAATTACTGATGAACAAGTTAATGAATCCTTTAAAAAATTTTCTGAAGCAGTAAATAAAATTGAACTAAAGTTAACTAAAAATAGTTATATATTAAATAATCAGATCACAGTCCTAGATATAGCATGGTTCATAAACATTAATAGAATAGTTAAAGCTGGTTTTGATCTTAAAAATAAGTATCCAAATACGAATAAATGGTACAAAAAATTAAAATGTAATAAAAATTTTTCAAACGAGGTTAAGGAAGGTCTTCCATTGCAAATAATAGTGAATATCTTTAGATTATATAACTTTTTTACTGGTAATCTTTTAAAAAATATCGTTAGATAA
- a CDS encoding VOC family protein yields the protein MTKPICKVADIIYVRFELTEFEAQKKYLNHFGMMLAHEDENSIFFRGTGTSPYIYVATKGEENKYIGSAYKANNYSDLEALSKEFNVPIVDNIEPGGGHKVTVMDPDGIEVEVCHGMSESEPVAVVSKVLNTGQSKQRENVLQRFGKAADEWQVHGDKWVYELTSKVKRLGHTAINCKDPQASVEWYSNVLGFLVSNNCIGPDGNSMGAFMRCDMGDKPVDHHTMNNMGLPGGLGVPTYGHAGYEVTDSVDDLMAGHYHMKTVDEYYHEWGIGRHLLGSQMYDYWRDPHGFTHEHWTDGDLINSSVEPENSNFRDLAMAQYGPEVPSTFGITMPVDQIDKARAENPTIATTIKEMEIAAKKEA from the coding sequence ATGACTAAACCAATATGCAAAGTAGCAGACATTATTTATGTAAGGTTTGAACTTACAGAATTTGAAGCTCAGAAAAAATATCTAAATCACTTCGGAATGATGCTTGCCCACGAGGATGAAAATAGTATTTTCTTTAGAGGCACTGGAACTTCACCGTATATTTATGTAGCGACTAAAGGCGAAGAAAATAAGTATATAGGATCGGCTTATAAAGCAAATAATTATTCTGACTTAGAAGCGCTTTCTAAAGAATTTAATGTACCTATTGTTGATAATATCGAACCTGGTGGTGGACATAAAGTAACTGTTATGGACCCTGATGGTATTGAAGTAGAAGTTTGTCATGGAATGAGTGAATCTGAACCAGTTGCGGTTGTATCTAAAGTTTTAAATACAGGTCAATCCAAACAAAGAGAAAATGTTCTTCAACGTTTTGGGAAAGCTGCAGATGAATGGCAAGTTCATGGAGATAAATGGGTTTATGAACTAACTTCAAAAGTAAAAAGATTAGGCCACACAGCAATCAATTGTAAAGATCCTCAAGCATCAGTTGAATGGTATTCAAATGTTTTAGGTTTTTTAGTTAGCAATAATTGTATAGGGCCTGATGGAAACTCAATGGGAGCTTTCATGAGATGTGATATGGGTGATAAACCAGTTGATCATCACACAATGAATAATATGGGCTTACCAGGTGGCCTAGGGGTACCTACATATGGCCATGCTGGATATGAGGTTACTGACTCTGTTGATGATTTGATGGCTGGTCATTACCATATGAAAACAGTTGATGAGTATTACCATGAATGGGGAATTGGTAGACATCTTTTAGGAAGTCAAATGTATGATTATTGGAGAGATCCACATGGTTTTACACATGAACATTGGACAGATGGAGATTTAATAAATTCTTCTGTTGAGCCAGAAAATTCTAACTTTAGAGATTTGGCAATGGCTCAATACGGTCCTGAAGTTCCAAGTACTTTTGGTATAACAATGCCTGTTGATCAGATTGATAAAGCAAGGGCTGAGAATCCAACAATTGCTACTACGATCAAGGAAATGGAAATTGCTGCTAAAAAAGAGGCATAA